From Dechloromonas sp. A34:
GACCGCGGCGACCAAGAACATCAAGAAGCTGGTCACCGAGAACAAGGTCGATGTCGTGATCGGCTCGACCACCACCCCGAACTCGCTGGCCATGATGGACGTCGCCGTCGAAAACGAGACGCCGCTGATTTCGATGGCCGGCTCGGCGATCGTCGTCGAACCGATGGACGCCAAGCGCCAGTGGGTTTTCAAGACAGCCCAGAACGACGCCCACATGGCGACCGCGCTGGTCCAGCACATGACCGACAAGAATGTCCAGACCGTCGCCTTCATCGGCTTTGCCGATGCCTACGGCGAAGGCTGGTACAAGGAATTCGCCAAGATCGCCGAAGCCCGTAAGCTGAAGATCGTCGGCAGCGAGCGCTTCCAGCGCAACGACACCTCGGTGACCGGCCAGATCCTCAAGATCATGGCCGCCAAGCCGGATGCCGTGCTGATCGGCGGCGCCGGCACCCCGGCCGCCTTGCCGCAGAAGGCGCTCAAGGAAAAAGGCTACAAGGGCCTGATCTACCAGACGCACGGCGTCGCCAACAACGATTTCCTGCGCGTCGGCGGCAAGGATGTCGAGGGCGCCTTCCTGCCGGTCGGACCGATGGTCGTCGCCGCCCAGCTGCCGGCCGACAACCCGGTCAAGAAGTCGGCACTGGAATACGTCACCAAGTACGAAGCGGCGCATGGCAAGGGCAGCATCAGCTCCTTCGGTGGTCACGCCTGGGATGCCGGCCAGTTGCTGCAGAGCGCCATTCCTGTAGCCCTCAAGAAAGCCCAGCCGGGGACCAAGGAATTCCGCAAGGCCTTGCGCGACGCCCTCGAAGGGACCAAGAACCTGGCCGGCGCCCACGGCATCTTCAACCTGACGCCAAACGATCACCAGGGTTTCGACCAGCGCGCCCGCGTCATGGTCACCATCGAAAACAACACCTGGAAACTGATCAAGTAATCACCGGCCTGCGGCTGATCCAGCGCCGCAGCGCCATCGCGCTCTGACCATCCAGCGGCGGCCCGCTCCGGCGGCGCCGCGCTTTTTCGTTTCAGGTTCATGGACCTCCAAATTCTCCTACTCCTTGGCCAGGATGGCATCACCAACGGTGCCATCTATGCCTTGCTGGCCCTCGCCCTGGTGCTGGTCTTCGCCGTCACCCGTGTCATCTTCATCCCGCAGGGAGAATTCGTCGCCTTCGGCGCCCTGACCCTGGCCTCGCTGCAAGCCGGCCAGGTGCCGGGCACGATCTGGCTGCTGCTCGGGCTGGGCAGCACGGTCGCCGTGCTCGACGGCATCCGTCTGCTACGCGAGGGCCGTTACGCCAAACTGCCACCGCTGCTGATCTTCAATGTCGGCGGGCCGCTGCTCGCCGCCGCCGGCCTCTTCGCCGTGCCGCCGACCCAGTTGCCGCTGGCGGTGCAGGTCGTAATCTCGATGCTGCTGGTCGT
This genomic window contains:
- a CDS encoding ABC transporter substrate-binding protein, yielding MLKKLTVAVLAALSTAALADINVGVSVSATGPAASLGIPEKNTIALLPTTIGGQKVNYIVLDDATDPTAATKNIKKLVTENKVDVVIGSTTTPNSLAMMDVAVENETPLISMAGSAIVVEPMDAKRQWVFKTAQNDAHMATALVQHMTDKNVQTVAFIGFADAYGEGWYKEFAKIAEARKLKIVGSERFQRNDTSVTGQILKIMAAKPDAVLIGGAGTPAALPQKALKEKGYKGLIYQTHGVANNDFLRVGGKDVEGAFLPVGPMVVAAQLPADNPVKKSALEYVTKYEAAHGKGSISSFGGHAWDAGQLLQSAIPVALKKAQPGTKEFRKALRDALEGTKNLAGAHGIFNLTPNDHQGFDQRARVMVTIENNTWKLIK